One genomic segment of Suttonella sp. R2A3 includes these proteins:
- a CDS encoding LysR substrate-binding domain-containing protein, with protein MKLKQFECVLAVVQQGYSVTAAAQKLFMSQPAVSKQIKLFEEALGKPIFRRQSKQFVGLTETGEALLPELEHIVQAVSRVRALAHDPHARNIQTLTLATTNTLATYRLARLLPTLREHHPQLQLNIIEGSNAQNIQMVQEYEADYAWFSATDLTPYSTALRGLLVLETEAWSPLLVVPKDHPFNEQPFDHLSQLADYPLITYVTSHKGQSGLAAAMSAHGANAQVVLTARNADLIKNYVRQGLGLGVIADMAFNDEQDSDLRTYPLTPWVDPFNTYLVWQAERHLRQHDEQWIAALSPGTTRAELRKRLADYRRAQEDNTWTI; from the coding sequence GTGAAGCTCAAGCAGTTTGAATGTGTGTTGGCCGTGGTACAACAGGGCTATAGCGTCACCGCAGCGGCACAAAAGCTGTTTATGTCGCAGCCTGCAGTCAGCAAACAAATCAAATTGTTCGAAGAAGCGCTCGGTAAACCGATTTTCCGCCGCCAGAGTAAACAATTCGTTGGCTTAACCGAAACCGGTGAGGCCTTACTCCCCGAGCTAGAGCACATTGTACAAGCGGTAAGCCGCGTGCGCGCACTCGCCCACGACCCGCATGCGCGCAACATCCAGACCCTGACGCTCGCCACCACCAACACACTCGCCACCTACCGCCTAGCGCGTTTATTGCCAACCTTGCGCGAACACCACCCGCAGCTGCAGCTCAACATCATTGAGGGCAGCAACGCACAGAATATCCAAATGGTGCAGGAATACGAGGCAGATTACGCGTGGTTCTCGGCCACAGATCTCACCCCATACAGCACGGCGCTGCGTGGTTTACTGGTGCTGGAAACCGAAGCGTGGTCGCCACTGTTGGTGGTTCCTAAAGATCATCCGTTTAACGAGCAGCCTTTTGATCATCTAAGCCAGCTCGCCGATTATCCGTTAATTACTTATGTCACCTCACACAAAGGGCAATCGGGGCTGGCTGCAGCGATGAGCGCGCATGGCGCGAACGCACAGGTTGTGCTGACCGCGCGCAACGCTGACCTGATTAAAAATTATGTGCGCCAAGGCCTTGGCCTCGGGGTGATCGCCGATATGGCGTTTAACGATGAGCAAGACAGCGACTTACGCACCTATCCGCTCACACCGTGGGTGGACCCGTTTAATACCTACCTGGTCTGGCAGGCCGAGCGCCATCTGCGTCAACACGACGAACAGTGGATCGCCGCACTATCTCCAGGCACAACCCGCGCAGAGCTCCGTAAGCGTTTGGCCGATTATCGCCGCGCGCAAGAAGACAACACATGGACGATCTAA
- the cysK gene encoding cysteine synthase A — MKYNNILEAIGHTPVVRINRLAPKNVTMYVKVESFNPGGSVKDRLAYAIITDAEKRGTLKPGQTVVEATSGNTGIALAMVCAAKGYPFVAVMTETFSVERRKLIRSLGGTVILTPAAEKGVGMVRVAKELAEKNGWFLANQFANPANPQYHRETTATEILRDFAGERLDYFVSGYGTGGTISGAGEVLKAARPDLEIVATEPLNAQLLAGKEWQPHKIQGWTPDFVAETMNREIYDHLIAVGDEESRDTALSLAKQEGILTGISGGATFNAALQFAQQAEEGSVILVMLPDASERYMSTFLFESINEGSDDHLLP; from the coding sequence ATGAAATACAACAATATTCTTGAAGCGATCGGCCATACACCGGTGGTACGCATTAACCGTCTTGCACCAAAAAATGTCACGATGTACGTTAAGGTGGAATCGTTTAACCCGGGTGGTTCGGTTAAAGACCGCTTGGCTTATGCGATTATTACCGATGCTGAGAAACGCGGAACCTTAAAACCAGGGCAAACGGTGGTTGAGGCAACCTCGGGCAATACCGGTATCGCGCTAGCGATGGTCTGTGCGGCGAAAGGTTATCCATTTGTCGCGGTGATGACTGAAACATTTTCCGTGGAGCGCCGCAAGCTTATCCGTAGCTTAGGTGGCACAGTTATCCTGACGCCAGCGGCAGAAAAAGGGGTTGGCATGGTGCGTGTAGCGAAAGAGCTCGCTGAGAAAAATGGCTGGTTCTTGGCTAATCAATTTGCGAACCCGGCAAACCCGCAATATCACCGCGAAACCACCGCGACAGAGATTTTGCGCGATTTTGCAGGTGAACGTTTGGATTATTTTGTCAGCGGCTACGGCACAGGTGGCACGATTTCCGGCGCTGGTGAAGTGTTAAAAGCGGCGCGTCCTGATCTGGAAATTGTCGCAACCGAGCCACTCAATGCGCAATTACTCGCGGGCAAAGAGTGGCAGCCGCACAAGATTCAAGGTTGGACACCGGATTTTGTTGCTGAAACGATGAACCGTGAGATTTATGATCACCTGATTGCGGTTGGCGATGAAGAATCGCGCGATACAGCGCTCTCGCTTGCCAAACAAGAAGGTATTCTCACCGGGATTTCTGGTGGGGCGACGTTTAATGCGGCGTTGCAGTTTGCCCAACAAGCTGAAGAAGGCTCGGTCATTTTAGTGATGCTGCCTGATGCTTCAGAGCGTTATATGTCAACGTTCTTATTCGAAAGCATTAATGAAGGCTCAGACGATCATTTGCTGCCGTAA
- the ampD gene encoding 1,6-anhydro-N-acetylmuramyl-L-alanine amidase AmpD produces MNTPWFIKDNGWLSGVTHCPSPHYDVRPQDAVINTLVIHNISLPPKVFGQNYVDALFLGTLSEHRGEDPFIDSIMDLRVSAHFLITRDGAVTQYVASVDRAWHAGVSEFAGQTGCNDFSVGVELNGADDIPYTLRQYQALVRLTLALMQRHPHITRERITTHAHIAPGRKTDPGPAFNEAVFFRMLDQAIYFESAAYRS; encoded by the coding sequence ATGAATACGCCCTGGTTTATTAAAGACAATGGTTGGTTGAGCGGTGTCACGCACTGTCCAAGTCCGCATTATGACGTGCGCCCGCAAGATGCGGTGATCAATACATTAGTCATCCACAATATCTCCCTGCCGCCGAAGGTTTTTGGGCAAAACTATGTGGATGCGTTGTTTTTAGGCACACTTTCCGAGCATCGAGGTGAGGATCCGTTTATCGATAGCATTATGGATTTGCGTGTTTCGGCACATTTTTTGATTACGCGCGATGGCGCGGTCACACAATACGTGGCGAGTGTAGATCGTGCCTGGCATGCAGGGGTGTCTGAGTTTGCCGGGCAGACGGGGTGTAACGATTTTTCGGTGGGTGTTGAGCTTAATGGCGCGGATGATATCCCTTACACCTTACGGCAATATCAGGCGCTGGTGCGCTTAACGCTTGCGCTGATGCAGCGTCATCCACACATCACGCGCGAACGCATCACCACCCACGCCCATATTGCGCCAGGCCGTAAAACCGATCCTGGGCCGGCATTTAATGAAGCGGTTTTTTTTCGTATGCTTGATCAAGCAATCTACTTTGAATCAGCTGCCTATCGCAGTTAG
- a CDS encoding serine hydrolase, whose protein sequence is MFNRRSLLSRAALLGAGSLVTPSFGAVGTTVEGLVNRKIQELRALGQIASDERTSWVVTDINRGQKLVSINEPVAMQCASMVKHMVIQAYLMCHFTKDAKLYPLSPRVMNEMRDMIVHSNNEFTNHIIKRLGGPEGVQWMLKKEAPNVFRDIHIVEYIPENGRTYLNRASGGDYDRFLLALWHNQLPGAEILKKMMVIPNHDRIRSNTRFVTENAATTVYDKTGSTAMLCGNTGIIECKDRNGNSVAYTFTGIIEKKRRAANYSSWISDRSDVMRSISDLVYLDFAQRYPLT, encoded by the coding sequence ATGTTTAATCGTCGTTCATTGCTTTCTCGTGCCGCGCTATTGGGTGCTGGTAGTCTGGTTACGCCCAGCTTTGGCGCGGTGGGGACCACGGTTGAAGGTCTCGTTAACCGCAAAATACAAGAGCTGCGTGCGCTCGGACAAATCGCCAGTGATGAACGCACCTCTTGGGTGGTGACCGATATTAACCGTGGGCAAAAGTTGGTTTCAATCAATGAGCCGGTGGCGATGCAATGCGCGAGTATGGTCAAGCATATGGTCATTCAGGCGTATTTGATGTGCCATTTCACCAAAGATGCCAAGCTTTATCCGCTAAGCCCACGGGTGATGAATGAAATGCGCGATATGATTGTGCATAGTAATAATGAATTTACCAACCATATTATTAAGCGTTTGGGCGGTCCGGAAGGGGTGCAATGGATGTTAAAAAAAGAAGCGCCGAATGTGTTTCGTGACATCCACATCGTTGAATATATTCCGGAGAACGGTCGAACCTATCTCAATCGCGCGAGCGGCGGCGACTACGACCGATTTTTGCTCGCGCTTTGGCACAATCAGTTGCCTGGCGCAGAGATTTTGAAAAAAATGATGGTTATCCCCAATCACGACCGAATTCGCAGCAATACGCGCTTTGTGACCGAAAACGCCGCGACGACGGTGTACGATAAAACAGGCTCAACCGCGATGCTCTGCGGTAATACCGGGATTATTGAATGCAAAGACCGTAATGGGAATTCGGTTGCCTACACCTTTACCGGCATTATTGAGAAAAAGCGTCGCGCTGCGAATTATAGTAGCTGGATTAGCGATAGAAGCGATGTGATGCGCTCTATTTCCGACTTGGTGTATCTTGATTTTGCGCAGCGTTATCCGCTGACATGA
- a CDS encoding DUF177 domain-containing protein, with protein sequence MMRHPIDTLPREIDPWAFARARQLADGELSRKDLPALKQWTTDNHPLTAHLEGAIDDYQQPCLQGSLHIDLQMQCQRCLQPLVMSVEREFAYVPIRSQALEDRVEGGAETLICDNEILDVAWFLQEEVLLAMPMIAKHDDCEPPINTAESDPSEEEASEHPFAALKALINSKEHS encoded by the coding sequence ATGATGCGCCATCCAATTGACACTCTGCCTCGCGAAATTGACCCTTGGGCGTTTGCCCGGGCCAGACAATTAGCTGACGGTGAGCTTTCACGCAAAGACTTGCCTGCGTTGAAGCAATGGACAACGGATAATCATCCGTTAACCGCCCATTTAGAAGGTGCGATTGATGATTATCAGCAGCCTTGCTTGCAAGGTTCGCTGCATATCGATTTACAGATGCAGTGCCAACGGTGTTTGCAACCGCTGGTTATGTCTGTTGAGCGCGAATTTGCCTATGTGCCGATTCGCTCTCAAGCGTTAGAAGACCGCGTTGAAGGCGGGGCAGAAACGTTAATCTGCGACAACGAAATACTCGATGTTGCATGGTTTTTACAAGAGGAAGTCTTGCTGGCGATGCCAATGATTGCCAAGCATGATGACTGTGAACCGCCGATCAATACGGCTGAATCAGACCCTTCAGAAGAGGAGGCGTCTGAACATCCGTTTGCGGCATTAAAAGCATTAATTAATTCCAAGGAGCATTCATAA
- the rpmF gene encoding 50S ribosomal protein L32, with protein sequence MAVQKNRKTPSKRDKRRTHDALGYATVSTDGTSGERHLRHHVSKDGFYRGRQAIVRPADVVEFEDDE encoded by the coding sequence ATGGCTGTGCAAAAGAATCGCAAAACTCCGTCGAAGCGCGACAAACGCCGTACTCACGACGCTTTGGGTTATGCCACGGTTTCTACTGATGGCACCAGCGGTGAACGTCACCTGCGCCACCACGTCAGTAAAGACGGTTTTTATCGTGGTCGTCAGGCAATCGTTCGCCCTGCTGACGTTGTTGAATTCGAAGACGACGAGTAA
- the plsX gene encoding phosphate acyltransferase PlsX: MTKHNMPTIAIDAMGGDVGLDVTLVAAAHAQKQHQDLQLILVGDEAIIHAHKAFASLDKSRMRVHHASQIVAMDESPANVLRNKNDSSMWQAISLVREGEADACVSAGNTGALMASARYILKMLPGISRPAICATLPTAHGHVHWLDLGANVDARPEQLEQFAVMGSELAKAVDDNPSPRVGLLNIGEEAIKGNDTVKETGKRLEQGELNYIGFVEGNDIFLKEGIDVVVCDGFVGNVALKTIEGIAKFLQIKTKAAFKRNPFTLFAGLVALPVFKSLRKTVDPRTYNGASLLGLQGIVIKSHGNADAYAFANAINIARLEIENGVIGRIGQHLQQLADAHSTTEEEPTP, encoded by the coding sequence ATGACTAAACACAACATGCCGACCATTGCCATTGATGCGATGGGCGGCGATGTCGGTTTGGACGTCACCTTAGTTGCTGCGGCGCATGCGCAAAAGCAGCACCAGGATTTACAACTCATTCTTGTTGGTGATGAGGCGATTATTCACGCACACAAAGCGTTTGCCTCGCTAGATAAATCAAGAATGCGTGTCCATCACGCCTCGCAAATCGTGGCGATGGATGAATCACCAGCAAACGTTCTACGTAATAAAAACGATTCGTCGATGTGGCAAGCGATTAGCTTGGTGCGTGAAGGCGAAGCGGATGCCTGTGTCAGCGCTGGTAACACCGGTGCGTTGATGGCGTCTGCACGTTATATCTTAAAAATGTTGCCTGGCATTTCGCGTCCGGCAATTTGTGCCACTCTTCCTACCGCACATGGTCACGTTCATTGGCTCGATTTAGGCGCCAATGTTGATGCACGCCCTGAACAATTAGAACAATTCGCTGTGATGGGTAGTGAGCTCGCTAAAGCCGTTGATGACAACCCTTCGCCACGCGTCGGGCTGCTCAATATTGGTGAAGAAGCGATCAAAGGCAACGATACGGTTAAAGAAACCGGTAAACGCTTGGAACAAGGCGAGCTCAACTACATTGGCTTTGTCGAAGGTAATGATATTTTCCTCAAAGAAGGGATCGATGTGGTGGTCTGCGATGGCTTTGTTGGCAACGTTGCCTTAAAAACCATTGAAGGGATCGCAAAATTCTTACAAATTAAAACCAAGGCAGCGTTTAAGCGTAATCCGTTTACCTTGTTTGCTGGCTTGGTCGCCTTACCCGTATTTAAAAGCCTGCGTAAAACGGTTGACCCACGCACCTATAATGGGGCAAGCTTGCTGGGCCTACAAGGCATTGTGATTAAAAGTCACGGTAATGCAGATGCTTATGCATTTGCGAATGCGATAAATATCGCACGCTTAGAAATAGAAAACGGCGTGATTGGTCGTATAGGCCAACATTTACAACAACTCGCCGACGCACACTCCACCACTGAAGAAGAACCAACGCCATGA
- a CDS encoding beta-ketoacyl-ACP synthase III, whose amino-acid sequence MTYTKILGTGSYLPKRIVTNDELSERMETTDEWIRARTGIEQRHMAAPNESSVDMAEQAARRAMESAGVTGEELDLIICATSTPEHLFPSNATQLQARLGCRTIPAFDMQAVCSGFVYALSTADKFIKCGGYQRILVLGAELFTNALNWEDRTTAILFGDGAGAVVVGPSEEPGIYGSVLHSDGGYKELLWAPQGPGSSAEDYPNRGRFIEMQGRDVFKVAVRSLSSLVGELLEHCDFDAADIDYLVPHQANLRIISATAEHLNLPMEKVIVTVNKHANTSAASVPLALDHGVRSGQIQRGHNLLLEAFGGGFTWGGCILTY is encoded by the coding sequence ATGACCTATACTAAAATACTCGGCACCGGCAGCTATTTGCCAAAACGCATTGTGACTAATGACGAACTTAGTGAGCGCATGGAAACCACTGATGAGTGGATCCGCGCACGCACCGGCATCGAACAGCGTCATATGGCAGCGCCCAATGAGAGTAGTGTGGATATGGCGGAGCAGGCAGCAAGAAGAGCGATGGAAAGCGCGGGCGTGACCGGCGAAGAGCTTGATTTGATTATCTGCGCGACTTCAACACCGGAACATTTATTCCCGAGTAACGCCACCCAATTACAAGCGCGCTTAGGCTGCCGCACGATTCCTGCTTTTGATATGCAGGCGGTATGTTCAGGCTTTGTTTATGCGCTTTCGACTGCCGATAAATTCATTAAATGCGGTGGCTATCAGCGTATTCTGGTTCTTGGTGCGGAATTATTCACTAATGCGCTGAATTGGGAAGATCGCACCACCGCGATTTTGTTTGGCGACGGCGCCGGTGCGGTCGTGGTTGGCCCATCAGAAGAGCCAGGCATTTATGGCAGTGTGCTGCACAGTGATGGTGGCTATAAAGAGCTTCTGTGGGCGCCGCAAGGCCCGGGTTCTTCGGCTGAAGACTATCCGAATCGTGGTCGCTTTATCGAGATGCAAGGGCGCGATGTGTTCAAAGTCGCGGTGCGCTCTTTGAGCAGCTTGGTTGGGGAGTTGCTTGAGCATTGTGATTTTGACGCGGCCGATATCGATTATCTGGTGCCGCATCAGGCAAATTTGCGCATCATCAGCGCGACAGCCGAGCATTTGAATTTACCGATGGAAAAAGTCATCGTAACCGTTAACAAGCACGCCAATACCTCTGCCGCATCAGTGCCTTTAGCGCTCGATCATGGTGTGCGCAGTGGGCAAATCCAGCGTGGCCACAACTTATTATTAGAGGCCTTTGGTGGCGGATTTACCTGGGGTGGTTGTATACTGACCTACTAA
- the fabD gene encoding ACP S-malonyltransferase, with translation MSSAIIFPGQGSQSQGMLAEMAGSFPQIKERFAEASEVVKQDLWDIAQTNPKGLLNATAITQPILLAAGIASYDILKAETDIKPAYFAGHSLGEYTALCAAGSLTFAEAIDLVHHRGELMQDAVPYGSGAMAAILGLDDEEVVEICAGIRESVQAANFNAPGQVVIAGKTVGVEKAVAEAKARGAKRAIVLPVSVPSHCTLMRSPASKLSLYLDHTHWKMPSIPVIHNVDAQPRHNIDGIKSALGAQLYKPVRWVACVEALVEQGVGLCVEAAPGKVLSGLNKRINSKLTTLALDSKDGLSAINEALERE, from the coding sequence ATGAGCAGCGCGATTATTTTTCCCGGACAAGGCTCACAAAGCCAAGGTATGCTGGCTGAGATGGCTGGCTCGTTTCCACAGATTAAAGAACGTTTTGCTGAAGCCTCTGAAGTGGTCAAACAAGATCTTTGGGATATTGCGCAAACCAACCCCAAAGGGCTACTCAACGCCACAGCGATTACCCAACCGATTTTATTGGCTGCCGGTATCGCAAGCTACGATATTCTTAAAGCCGAAACCGATATTAAACCGGCTTATTTCGCCGGCCACTCATTAGGCGAATACACTGCCTTATGCGCCGCTGGTTCGCTAACTTTTGCTGAAGCGATTGATCTGGTGCATCACCGTGGTGAGCTCATGCAAGACGCTGTCCCATACGGTAGCGGCGCAATGGCGGCCATTCTTGGTCTTGATGACGAGGAAGTGGTTGAGATTTGCGCGGGTATTCGTGAGTCGGTTCAAGCGGCGAACTTTAATGCGCCAGGGCAGGTGGTCATTGCCGGAAAAACGGTTGGCGTGGAAAAAGCGGTTGCTGAGGCGAAAGCGCGCGGCGCGAAACGCGCGATTGTACTGCCAGTGAGCGTACCTTCGCATTGCACTCTCATGCGCTCCCCAGCGTCTAAACTGAGTCTGTATTTAGACCACACCCATTGGAAAATGCCTTCTATCCCAGTGATTCATAACGTTGACGCGCAACCTCGCCATAATATCGACGGCATTAAATCAGCGCTTGGCGCACAGCTTTATAAACCAGTACGTTGGGTAGCTTGTGTTGAGGCGCTCGTTGAGCAGGGCGTAGGTCTCTGCGTTGAAGCCGCACCTGGTAAAGTGCTTAGCGGATTGAATAAGCGCATTAATTCTAAACTCACCACCTTGGCGCTGGATAGTAAGGATGGTTTGAGTGCAATAAACGAGGCTTTAGAGAGAGAATGA
- the fabG gene encoding 3-oxoacyl-ACP reductase FabG, translating into MNIDQQIVLITGASRGIGRGVLDAFATRGATVIGTATSESGAQAISQHIADNGWRGTGMALRVNDQEAIDAAIKSIREQFGALTTLINNAGITEDNLLMRMKPEQWDAVIDTNLNSVYRLSKAVMRDMMKTRFGRIITITSVVGVMGNAGQTNYAASKAGVIGFSKSLAREIGSRGITVNTIAPGCIATDMTEQLPEAQKQQLIKDVPMAKLGAVEDIADAAVFLAGAAYITGETLHVNGGMYMI; encoded by the coding sequence ATGAACATCGACCAACAAATTGTACTGATTACCGGCGCCAGTCGCGGGATTGGCCGTGGTGTCTTAGATGCTTTTGCTACCCGTGGGGCAACAGTCATCGGCACAGCGACCAGTGAATCCGGAGCGCAGGCGATCAGTCAGCATATTGCCGATAATGGTTGGCGAGGCACGGGTATGGCGTTACGCGTTAACGACCAGGAAGCCATCGATGCTGCCATTAAATCCATCCGTGAACAATTTGGCGCATTAACCACGTTGATTAATAATGCAGGCATTACCGAAGATAACCTGTTGATGCGTATGAAGCCAGAACAGTGGGACGCGGTGATTGATACCAACTTAAACAGCGTCTATCGCCTGAGTAAGGCGGTGATGCGCGATATGATGAAAACGCGCTTTGGTCGGATTATTACCATCACATCAGTTGTTGGCGTGATGGGCAATGCCGGTCAGACCAACTACGCAGCTTCAAAAGCGGGCGTTATCGGCTTTTCTAAATCGCTGGCGCGCGAGATTGGTTCGCGCGGGATTACCGTGAACACGATTGCCCCAGGTTGTATCGCCACCGATATGACCGAGCAATTGCCCGAAGCACAAAAGCAGCAACTCATTAAAGATGTGCCTATGGCAAAACTTGGCGCGGTCGAAGATATTGCGGATGCCGCTGTATTTTTGGCTGGAGCAGCTTATATTACCGGTGAAACCTTGCACGTTAACGGTGGTATGTATATGATTTAG
- the acpP gene encoding acyl carrier protein, with translation MSNSIEQRVVAVIAEQLSVDEAQIKPEAHFIDDLGADSLDLVELVMSLEKEFDCEIPDEEAEKITTVQTAIDYVKANS, from the coding sequence ATGAGCAACAGTATTGAGCAACGCGTTGTCGCTGTGATCGCTGAACAATTAAGCGTTGACGAAGCGCAAATTAAACCAGAAGCCCATTTCATCGATGACTTAGGCGCTGACTCACTCGACTTGGTCGAATTAGTGATGTCGCTGGAAAAAGAGTTCGATTGTGAAATTCCTGACGAAGAAGCAGAGAAAATCACCACCGTTCAAACGGCGATTGATTACGTTAAAGCCAACAGCTAA
- the fabF gene encoding beta-ketoacyl-ACP synthase II, whose translation MSETTLLKSVARVVVTGMGIISPVGSNLKDAWRNILAGKSGIRPITDYDASELAVRFRGSVADFEVERYFDVKEARKMDTFIHYGVAAGIDAINDSGLDFSDEALAERTGIIIGSGIGGLPGVLEGYKSFLEQGPRRVSPFYVPKNIINMISGNLSIRYGIKGPNLATATACATGTHSIAQATRMIQMGDAEVMIAGGAEMAGNAMGIAGFAAAKALSTRNDDPQAASRPWDKDRDGFVLGDGAGVLVLETLERAQARGATIYGEVAGIGMSADAYHMTAPLTDGSGAARCMSLALRDAALNPQDIDYINAHGTSTPAGDTAETLAVKRAFGEHAYDLAISSTKSMTGHALGAAGGLEAVFSLLALRDQVAPPTINLDNPGEDCDLNYVAHQAQERPIRAALSNSFGFGGTNASLVFKTV comes from the coding sequence ATGAGTGAAACAACCCTTTTAAAATCCGTTGCCCGCGTGGTGGTTACTGGTATGGGTATTATTAGCCCGGTCGGTTCTAACCTCAAAGACGCGTGGCGTAATATCTTAGCCGGCAAAAGCGGCATTCGTCCGATCACCGATTATGATGCGAGCGAGTTAGCCGTGCGCTTTCGTGGATCAGTCGCTGATTTCGAGGTTGAGCGCTACTTCGACGTTAAAGAAGCGCGCAAAATGGACACCTTTATCCACTATGGTGTGGCAGCCGGTATTGATGCGATTAACGATAGTGGTTTGGATTTTAGCGATGAGGCGTTAGCCGAGCGTACCGGGATTATTATTGGTTCGGGAATTGGCGGTCTGCCGGGCGTGCTCGAAGGATACAAATCATTTTTAGAGCAAGGCCCACGTCGGGTTTCGCCTTTTTATGTGCCGAAAAATATCATCAATATGATCTCGGGGAATTTATCAATCCGCTACGGCATTAAAGGCCCGAACCTTGCTACAGCGACTGCCTGTGCGACAGGCACGCACTCTATCGCGCAAGCGACACGGATGATCCAGATGGGCGACGCGGAAGTGATGATCGCAGGTGGTGCGGAAATGGCAGGGAATGCAATGGGGATTGCCGGTTTTGCGGCCGCCAAAGCGCTTTCGACACGCAACGATGATCCACAGGCTGCTTCGCGTCCTTGGGACAAAGACCGCGATGGTTTTGTGCTCGGCGATGGTGCCGGGGTGTTGGTGTTAGAAACCTTAGAACGCGCCCAGGCCCGTGGGGCAACAATTTATGGCGAAGTGGCAGGGATTGGTATGAGCGCTGACGCGTATCATATGACTGCCCCGCTGACTGATGGCAGCGGGGCAGCGCGCTGCATGAGCCTGGCCTTACGTGATGCGGCGCTTAATCCGCAAGATATTGACTATATCAACGCGCACGGCACATCGACCCCAGCAGGGGATACCGCTGAAACGCTGGCGGTGAAAAGAGCTTTTGGCGAGCACGCTTATGATCTGGCGATCAGTAGCACTAAATCGATGACCGGCCATGCACTCGGTGCTGCCGGTGGCCTAGAAGCAGTATTTAGCTTACTCGCTTTGCGTGATCAAGTCGCCCCACCGACAATCAACCTCGATAACCCAGGCGAAGACTGTGATTTGAACTATGTTGCGCATCAGGCGCAAGAGCGCCCGATTCGTGCGGCGTTATCGAATTCGTTTGGCTTTGGCGGTACTAACGCCAGTTTGGTTTTCAAAACGGTCTAG
- the mltG gene encoding endolytic transglycosylase MltG has protein sequence MLAKLLRRFVLLVLVLSAVAAGVVYWQYFKAMHRPLGGEYGRTVLHVGSDVLHVPRGSSLKAISAELKRRGVIEMQWPLLVYGKWRGDAGEIKAGDYRMRPGDNIMALYQDMIDGKVIIRSLRVLEGSTYADLRRSLRAADDLEQTLDGVSDEELAERLGIEGSLEGQFLPNTYHYTSEDSDFTMLKRLHKQLTHALDEAWQGRATDLAISTPYEALILASIIEKETALDHERNIISGVFNRRLKKGMRLQTDPTVIYGIPDFDGNITRAHLRTDTPYNTYTRHGLPPTPIALPSKASIVAALHPDSGKSLFFVATGNGGHTFTETYEAHKKAVQQLISRKRAEQ, from the coding sequence ATGTTGGCTAAACTGCTGCGCCGCTTTGTGTTGCTGGTGCTTGTGCTTAGCGCTGTTGCAGCTGGTGTGGTCTACTGGCAATATTTTAAGGCCATGCACCGCCCATTGGGTGGTGAATACGGCCGTACTGTCTTGCATGTGGGTAGTGATGTCTTGCATGTACCGCGCGGGTCTTCACTTAAAGCGATCAGCGCGGAATTAAAACGCCGTGGGGTCATTGAGATGCAATGGCCTTTACTGGTTTACGGCAAATGGCGTGGTGATGCAGGGGAAATCAAAGCAGGCGATTATCGTATGAGGCCAGGGGATAATATCATGGCCCTGTACCAGGATATGATCGATGGTAAGGTGATTATCCGTTCGCTAAGAGTTCTCGAAGGGTCAACGTACGCGGATTTGCGTCGTAGCCTGCGCGCTGCTGATGACCTGGAGCAAACCCTTGATGGGGTGAGCGATGAAGAACTGGCCGAGCGCTTAGGTATTGAGGGCTCATTGGAAGGGCAGTTTTTGCCAAACACCTACCATTACACCAGTGAAGACAGCGACTTCACCATGCTCAAGCGCCTACATAAGCAGCTCACTCATGCTTTAGATGAAGCGTGGCAAGGGCGTGCGACTGATTTAGCAATCAGCACCCCGTACGAAGCGTTGATTCTCGCCTCAATCATCGAAAAAGAAACCGCTTTAGACCATGAGCGTAATATTATTTCTGGGGTGTTTAACCGGCGGTTGAAAAAAGGCATGCGCTTGCAAACTGATCCAACAGTGATTTATGGGATTCCTGATTTTGACGGCAATATCACTCGAGCGCATTTGCGCACCGATACCCCATATAATACCTACACTCGACATGGTCTGCCGCCAACGCCGATTGCTTTGCCGAGTAAAGCATCGATTGTCGCGGCTTTGCATCCTGATAGCGGTAAATCGTTATTTTTTGTGGCCACTGGCAATGGTGGGCATACTTTTACCGAAACCTATGAAGCGCATAAAAAAGCGGTGCAACAGCTGATTTCACGCAAGCGGGCTGAGCAATGA